AAGCGCTTACACGACTGAACACCCGTCATGGTTTCAGTGACTATCGCGACATGTTCCGTGAAACGCGACCCGAATTTGTCTCCGTCTGTCCGCGACATGCTGATCAACATTTTGAAATGACCCTCGCCGCGATCAAGGCTGGCGTTAAAGGCATCTATGTTGAAAAACCGTTTTGCCGGACTCCGAGGGAAGCAGATCGTTTAATAAAAGCGGCCGATCAGTCGGGCGCAACCATTGCTGTGGCCCACCGTAATCGCTACCATCCTGTGCTTCCGGTCATTGAAAAACTGATTGCCGAAGGAACGATTGGGCGTCTTCTGGAATTGCAGGGATTTGGCAAAGGAGATCGTCGCGGAGGTGGCGAGGATCTTTGGGTTTTGGGTGGCCATGTTTTTAATCTCATCAATTACTTTGGCGGATCACCTCTTTCCGGGTCGGCTACCATTCTTCAAAATGGAAAACTGGCAGGCAAAAAGGATGTGGTTGAAGGGGCGGAAGGCCTGGGTCTACTGGTCGGAAATGAAATTCACGCCCGTTGGCTGCTTTCCTCGGGCGTCACCGCTAGCTACACATCGATAGCCAACGATGGCTCTGAGAGTAAGGCATATTCGCTGCAACTGATAGGATCGAAAGGCACTATTACCATCTACATCGACCAGACCCAATTTGCCTGGTTGAGCTCCGGGCACTACTTGGATCCGGCATCTCGAAACCAGAAGCGCATTCCCATCACCTCAGCCGGACTTGGGAAAGAAGAGTCTCAGCTTGATTTGATCAAGAAAGTGCAAACTCAGGTGGCTGGCGTTCTGGATTTAATCTCTGCGGTAGACCAAGATCGTGTGCCCATCTGCGACGCCCGGCAAGCAGCCCTCACCGTTGAAATGACCTGTGGAGTCTTTGAGTCTTTTCGCCAAGGTGGTGGACAAGTTGATTATCCTCTGACCGAACGTGGAAATCCGCTGAGTAACCCTTAGAGTTTTATTGCGCTGCCTCAAACACCTGGAGATTGTCGAAGTCGATAGTAGCGTCGTTAACCGTCGGTCCGAATTTGGTTTTGGTTGGGTGCGCGATGCCGGGGGAGCGCAAATTCGCAACGAGTTTGGAATCGATATAAGCTTCCATCAAATCGCCTTGGATCCGTACCCGCAGGCGATACCATTGGCCTTTCTCCAAAGCGAGTTTGGCAGAGGATGAAGTTTTTTGCAGAAGATCTTCTAAAGACTGCTTCTTTTTTTCTGAAAGATGTTCATCCTGACGCTGGGCCCTAACTTCGAGATTCATCCCGCCAGTTTTATCGTCAGAAATCTTGAGACTGTTTGGCGAAATCGAAAGGCGGCAGATGTGACCGGCATGGACAGACTTCTCGTTCTTGTCGTCGATGACCCAGTTGAACCGCGAACCTCCGCTAAAACGGAAATCTATCTCCATATCAAGGTCGCCAAACGGGAGCTCCTTACGGATTACGGCTCCGTGCCCTGGGTTGGTTTGTTTACCGATCAGAACGCCGTCTTTGATTACCCAGGCATCCGTTCCAGCCAGGGTAGTTACGTAAGAGTCCCCGATTTCAATGCGACCTTCGAAATCATCTGAGAAAATGAGCGTGCGATTGTGCGCAGCCTGAATGGTTACTGCCAAAAGGCAGACAAGAGAAAAGATGCGTATAGAAAAGTTCATAGTCGATTGGGTTTCTTTATTTATCTTTCACTATCGGTACGTCTTATCGTCGAGACGTTCGAGATTCATGTCATCGGGGAAAACTCCGATCGTAATTATAGCGAACGTAAATACTTCGGTTTCCGGTTCCAAATGGCCGCCGAACGATTCCATCTCATCGGCCAGGGTAATGTGCGGATGCACCCGGCCGTCCATGATGTATCCATTCATACTGATGATATCGGCATCTCTGGTCGGATCCTTCATCATGTAATTTTTGGAAGGGAAGTTACGGTTGCTGACTACATGAATATGGTACCCGCGAACCGATCCGATCCCGGCCAGAATCACACCGTTTTTGATCCCTTCTGTTTCTATGCCTTTTTGCAGTCCGGCAAGCAGGTCGGTCTTAAACTTCATCCGTAGTATAACAATCCTCTCAAAGTTTCCAGAAACGGCGTACACATCTGGAACGGATTCGTTGTTGGGTTTGCTGTCATGATCAGTTGGCTTGGTGATTTCGGTGCGTGAATACTGTCCGAAAAGAGGCAAGGCCAAAGTCAACGTACAGATGAGTAGAAGAAACGTTTTCATAATTTGGGGTCGATGTTTAGATGATGGGACCTGCTTTAGTTTTATACCAATTCAGACTGAACTAATTTTAATTGATCAACTGCCGGGAGAAATCACAAGCTTACCCGCTTTGATAAATTCCTTTCGCGTGATCACTGGCGTGCCATTCACCAGATTGTAATAGCTGTATTCCGGCAGATCACCACTCCAGTCGATTGTGAATCCGGCATGGCCATCGTTGACGTCCAATACGCGATCACGGCTCTTAACATACGGACTTTCGCAAATCGGCCACTCGGCAAAATCAAGAGTTGCTCCATTGATCGATGAGTTGGGGAGCCAATCATTATAACGATTAGGGACGGATTGATGCTGAATATGGAGTTTATCCCCCCGCGTCGAAGTGTAGGTGACTTCCTTGTGATCATCTAACCTTGAAGTATCGAGTTCGCAGTCTGTGATGCGTTTTTGAAACTCTTGGAACGATCCGAATTCGGCGCGATCTCCCATCTCCAAAGCGAAGCCGGTTAAGTTCGCCTCTGCGGGAAGCTCCAGGCGAACATAACCTTTCTTGAGTGTCTGGGTCCAGGTTGCTCCAGCGCGTAATGGACGGACAGCTATGTAAACTTCGTTCTCTCCTTCACCTTCGCGGAAAAAGAAAACGTTGCCTAGCTGAATGCGTTCATCGATGGCCTCGGGTACGTATAGAAATACCGATTGGACGGGATTCGAAAGCCTCGCACTTTGCATGTGACCGCCCGTTTTCCAATCCGCGTTTGTATAAGGATCTTTGGTCGGAATATCATACAGCTGTACGACTGCATTTTCCCAATGAACGGATTGGCAAAACGGACTGACGCCCATCCAGTCTTCATCAAGATCGAACTGCGGCCTGGAAGTACCTTGTCCCCGTTGTTGTCCCCGATCGGCCTCCGGTTCCTGACCCTTGATCGCATCCGTGTACCAGTATGGATGCTGGGCCAACACATAATTATGTTCGTCCTTGGACTTGTAACTTACGGCAAAAGCCAGAGCGAGGGACATGGACACGTGTTCCCCGAAATAGCCTGTGCCCATGGAGTAGTTTTTATGGGTATAAGTGCTGCGCAAACGAGGATCAAATGTCGACTTGCTATCGTTGGCAGAGCCTGGTCTCACCAACTCCGACGCGGAAGCCGCGCGAGATTGCCAGGTCATGAAAGGTGTTTTAAGCCGCTTCGTACCCAAGTTGCGTATGACCGGATCGGGCACAAAAGGTGACACCGCATGCAAGATGCCTGCCATCCCGTACGGTTGTAAGGGTTTGTATTTGGTATCAGAAAATGCCGCGTCGGTGTTTTTGTCGATGCCCGGAATCAGTCCACCGCCAAAATAGAGCCAGGCCGTCCAGGATGTTTGGGTACGGGGATAGGCTAACTGGTAATGGTCTTCAATGAATCCATTCTCACGTACTGCCGGTGGAGTGAGAATGCCGTGATTGTAGTTAAGTGCCAGATCCACCAGCATCCAGTCAAGTATGGCCCGTGCCATGAGTCGGGCGCTGTCATCTTTTGAAAAATCAACCACGTTCAACCAGGGTGCTGTATTTACACTCTGGTAAGTGGTTGAGAGAAACTCAGACATGGAGTGTGCATAAACAGCCCTACCGTAGGTGCGCATGTAGTCCGTGGCTTCCGCCACTATTTCCCGACCTGTTTTCCCGCCATGGAAAATAGCGTCAGGAAATGACTCACCAAAAAGGTACCCGGTGGTTCGTCGCATCGCTATATGGTTTTCCGTTCCTCCGCCGAAAAAGTTTTCGTAGGCCGTAACATCCGCTAGCAGGTCAGCCTTTACTTGTGGTGAAAGCAACGAACCAAACTGGCACCAGATCCGTGAAAGCGAACTTTTCCCAAAGTGGTCACCATTCGAGCGTTCTGGAATTCCAACTGGCAGGTAGGCTAACGCCTCTTTGTCCGTGGGATCAAGGAGAAGTCGGCAAAGAATCAGGGGATTCGTATGTTTTGGTCCGCCCTTGGGTTGGAATTCTTCGGCCCCGGAATGGATTAGCACCCGTTTGCGATAATCAACCGCCTCCTCCGAAGTTTTTTGAATCCGTTCGCTATCATTCCAGGCATCGTCCACTTGAGATGTGTCCACCTGTTCTATCGATTTAACAAGACTCGCGAACTGTTGACGCTGTTGCAGGTTTAACGCGGGGCGTTTGGTCTGCTGACTCGTTTCAACTCGACTTTCTGAACTTGGGCGTTCCCTCCGCTCATTGGTTTCTGCCCGACGTTCTGTGTTCGGACGACTGCCGCTTCTCTGCGTGAGAAAGGCATCCATTTCTTCGCGAGTAACCTCTCCGTC
The DNA window shown above is from Verrucomicrobiota bacterium and carries:
- a CDS encoding Gfo/Idh/MocA family oxidoreductase — translated: VASQLRSSHHVNRRVAIIGHTGRGNYGHGLDVVWREIPGMEIVGVADPDTGGLAKALTRLNTRHGFSDYRDMFRETRPEFVSVCPRHADQHFEMTLAAIKAGVKGIYVEKPFCRTPREADRLIKAADQSGATIAVAHRNRYHPVLPVIEKLIAEGTIGRLLELQGFGKGDRRGGGEDLWVLGGHVFNLINYFGGSPLSGSATILQNGKLAGKKDVVEGAEGLGLLVGNEIHARWLLSSGVTASYTSIANDGSESKAYSLQLIGSKGTITIYIDQTQFAWLSSGHYLDPASRNQKRIPITSAGLGKEESQLDLIKKVQTQVAGVLDLISAVDQDRVPICDARQAALTVEMTCGVFESFRQGGGQVDYPLTERGNPLSNP
- a CDS encoding DNA-binding protein, which gives rise to MKTFLLLICTLTLALPLFGQYSRTEITKPTDHDSKPNNESVPDVYAVSGNFERIVILRMKFKTDLLAGLQKGIETEGIKNGVILAGIGSVRGYHIHVVSNRNFPSKNYMMKDPTRDADIISMNGYIMDGRVHPHITLADEMESFGGHLEPETEVFTFAIITIGVFPDDMNLERLDDKTYR
- a CDS encoding EF-hand domain-containing protein, whose amino-acid sequence is MRKSPIHICLVALVLFSTNFSAQQIAERFNQWDKNNDGRLTKDEVPEQARTRMDTNGDGEVTREEMDAFLTQRSGSRPNTERRAETNERRERPSSESRVETSQQTKRPALNLQQRQQFASLVKSIEQVDTSQVDDAWNDSERIQKTSEEAVDYRKRVLIHSGAEEFQPKGGPKHTNPLILCRLLLDPTDKEALAYLPVGIPERSNGDHFGKSSLSRIWCQFGSLLSPQVKADLLADVTAYENFFGGGTENHIAMRRTTGYLFGESFPDAIFHGGKTGREIVAEATDYMRTYGRAVYAHSMSEFLSTTYQSVNTAPWLNVVDFSKDDSARLMARAILDWMLVDLALNYNHGILTPPAVRENGFIEDHYQLAYPRTQTSWTAWLYFGGGLIPGIDKNTDAAFSDTKYKPLQPYGMAGILHAVSPFVPDPVIRNLGTKRLKTPFMTWQSRAASASELVRPGSANDSKSTFDPRLRSTYTHKNYSMGTGYFGEHVSMSLALAFAVSYKSKDEHNYVLAQHPYWYTDAIKGQEPEADRGQQRGQGTSRPQFDLDEDWMGVSPFCQSVHWENAVVQLYDIPTKDPYTNADWKTGGHMQSARLSNPVQSVFLYVPEAIDERIQLGNVFFFREGEGENEVYIAVRPLRAGATWTQTLKKGYVRLELPAEANLTGFALEMGDRAEFGSFQEFQKRITDCELDTSRLDDHKEVTYTSTRGDKLHIQHQSVPNRYNDWLPNSSINGATLDFAEWPICESPYVKSRDRVLDVNDGHAGFTIDWSGDLPEYSYYNLVNGTPVITRKEFIKAGKLVISPGS
- a CDS encoding DUF1080 domain-containing protein, with protein sequence MNFSIRIFSLVCLLAVTIQAAHNRTLIFSDDFEGRIEIGDSYVTTLAGTDAWVIKDGVLIGKQTNPGHGAVIRKELPFGDLDMEIDFRFSGGSRFNWVIDDKNEKSVHAGHICRLSISPNSLKISDDKTGGMNLEVRAQRQDEHLSEKKKQSLEDLLQKTSSSAKLALEKGQWYRLRVRIQGDLMEAYIDSKLVANLRSPGIAHPTKTKFGPTVNDATIDFDNLQVFEAAQ